One Bacillus mesophilus genomic region harbors:
- a CDS encoding DUF58 domain-containing protein, which translates to MKKTRLYAKLAGRVTVILSLIAITFIFAMFQGGFTSWFIFYSFLPFGLYSLLISAYPIQFFTVSREVNREQFTAGEQLIGTITINRKMAFLPLLYIIVEEKVPASLRYCKQPKRSKVMLFPWFKKTLHLEYVFESIPRGEHQFSTIRIKTGDLFGLIEKEGSFELKKTYLVYPQYVDVSYRQLENRYDQGATSSRTKLIRDTTMAVGVREYQPGDRFSWIDWKASARRNTFMTKEFEQQQSHNVVVVIDRSAEQSSVMFEQVVVLAASVARAIIRHGAQMSFVSVGQDRFVTDAKNSESHQQQIFYHLAKVQPDNQYFAASIESEANKWQQGMTLMFITSHLTEAFIKTIEYLSHRQYQVVVFVVLPRRNPSKETIGKIEILKHKHILIKAVMEGQYADAFHEVSR; encoded by the coding sequence ATGAAAAAAACAAGGTTGTATGCGAAATTAGCGGGTAGAGTTACCGTTATTTTATCTCTTATTGCCATTACCTTTATATTTGCAATGTTCCAAGGGGGTTTTACTAGCTGGTTTATTTTCTATAGTTTTCTACCATTTGGACTCTACTCTTTATTAATAAGTGCTTACCCAATACAGTTTTTTACTGTTAGTCGGGAAGTTAATCGAGAACAGTTTACTGCAGGAGAACAATTAATTGGAACTATTACGATAAATAGAAAGATGGCCTTTTTACCACTTTTGTATATTATTGTTGAAGAAAAGGTACCAGCCTCCCTTCGATATTGTAAACAGCCGAAGCGTTCTAAGGTCATGCTGTTTCCTTGGTTTAAAAAAACGCTTCATTTGGAATATGTTTTTGAGTCTATACCTAGAGGAGAGCACCAGTTTTCAACGATTAGGATTAAAACAGGAGATCTATTTGGCTTAATTGAAAAAGAAGGTTCATTTGAATTAAAGAAAACATATTTAGTATACCCACAATATGTTGATGTTTCTTACCGACAGCTAGAAAATCGATACGATCAGGGAGCAACGTCATCTCGAACGAAATTAATCCGAGATACAACCATGGCTGTTGGTGTAAGAGAATATCAACCTGGTGATCGCTTTTCATGGATAGATTGGAAGGCGAGTGCTAGAAGAAATACATTTATGACAAAGGAATTTGAACAACAACAAAGTCATAATGTTGTAGTTGTGATTGATCGATCAGCTGAACAAAGCAGTGTGATGTTCGAACAGGTTGTTGTACTTGCGGCTTCTGTTGCAAGAGCAATTATTAGGCATGGTGCTCAAATGAGCTTTGTCTCAGTTGGACAGGACCGCTTTGTTACAGATGCTAAGAATTCTGAATCTCATCAACAGCAAATCTTTTATCATCTTGCAAAGGTTCAACCAGACAATCAATATTTTGCTGCTTCAATAGAGTCAGAAGCGAATAAGTGGCAGCAAGGTATGACGTTGATGTTTATAACAAGTCACTTAACGGAGGCTTTTATTAAAACCATTGAATATTTATCACATAGGCAATATCAAGTAGTGGTTTTCGTGGTTCTCCCTAGAAGAAATCCTTCAAAAGAAACAATAGGGAAGATTGAAATTCTAAAGCACAAGCATATCCTCATAAAAGCTGTTATGGAGGGGCAATATGCGGATGCTTTTCATGAGGTGAGTAGATGA
- a CDS encoding transglutaminase-like domain-containing protein — translation MSSLQEQFHKVIYYVYGFLVLWEWIRPLDQITDTGNLTFFLYFVGLSYLLAYIKVPFLLSFSIKILYILYVLQHLFYEGSFFSLIWVKAFLASLGANLSYVVSASWWEMTNSFRSLLFFILLWLLAYLMEYWIVQLKKILTFFIMTITYLAILDTFTPYDADSAIVRMVVLGFLILGLLKLERLKEKEAIAFNHKQWIKWLTPLILITIVTTSLGYLAPKAAPQWPDPVPYLQGYGEGTGPGGKIKRIGYGTNDSNLGGPFIGDETVVFTVEAESREYWKVETKDTYTGKGWESSNNTIVPIEEDEGVTVPTLDPNVETAPLKAVVSVNLQYPHIVYPVELQNVDSGTDILYQYNVETEKIMTERDGQPYPLQQYEVTYEDPNFVYEVLRASSLEYDPEIVERYTQLPNDLPTRIRDLANEIIAPYNNRYDQVTAVENYFRMNGFAYDTNNVAVPGRNDDYVDQFLFETKIGYCDNFSTSMIVLLRSVGIPARWVKGYTGGEYVSTQENDTRIYEVKNANAHSWVEVYFPGTGWVPFEPTSGFSNPYNFITDLEMQDDNLTVPDTTQEQPQSSPEDLLEEEGSTNESATTFNWSIDIELSDVLRLLGVIMIISAILYFTRKKWYPRYVLQRYGRFKDANSFEASYFVLIKALKGYGLKKQDNQTLREYADYVDSFFYSKDMRYLTLKLEGLQYRKDRGLDHKDLDTLRELWENLIKKVAS, via the coding sequence ATGAGCAGTCTTCAGGAACAGTTCCATAAGGTCATCTATTATGTATACGGCTTTTTAGTATTATGGGAATGGATTAGGCCTTTAGATCAAATAACGGATACAGGAAATCTAACTTTTTTCTTGTATTTTGTTGGTTTGTCCTATCTGTTAGCATATATAAAAGTTCCTTTTCTACTTTCCTTTTCTATTAAAATATTATACATCTTGTATGTGTTGCAACATCTTTTCTATGAAGGTTCATTCTTTTCACTTATTTGGGTAAAGGCTTTTCTCGCTAGTTTAGGCGCTAATCTGTCTTATGTAGTTTCGGCTAGCTGGTGGGAGATGACGAACTCGTTTAGAAGCTTGTTATTCTTTATTTTATTATGGCTATTAGCTTACTTAATGGAATACTGGATTGTGCAATTAAAGAAGATTCTTACGTTTTTTATTATGACAATAACCTATCTGGCAATTTTGGATACATTTACTCCATATGATGCAGATTCAGCAATAGTAAGAATGGTTGTTTTAGGCTTCCTAATTCTTGGATTATTAAAGCTAGAGCGTTTAAAAGAGAAGGAAGCGATCGCTTTTAACCATAAACAGTGGATAAAATGGCTTACTCCCCTTATTTTAATTACTATAGTTACAACTTCGTTAGGCTATTTAGCCCCGAAGGCAGCGCCACAGTGGCCTGACCCTGTGCCTTATTTACAAGGGTACGGAGAAGGAACTGGACCAGGAGGGAAAATAAAACGAATCGGGTATGGCACGAATGACTCCAACCTTGGTGGCCCATTTATTGGGGATGAAACGGTCGTATTCACAGTAGAAGCAGAAAGCCGAGAGTATTGGAAGGTTGAGACGAAGGATACTTACACCGGAAAAGGGTGGGAGTCTTCTAACAATACAATAGTACCCATTGAAGAAGATGAAGGGGTAACGGTTCCAACGCTCGATCCTAATGTAGAAACGGCACCATTAAAAGCAGTGGTTTCAGTTAACCTTCAGTATCCTCATATTGTATATCCTGTGGAGTTACAAAATGTTGATTCAGGGACAGATATTCTGTATCAGTATAATGTAGAAACTGAAAAGATCATGACTGAAAGAGATGGTCAACCATATCCTTTACAGCAATATGAAGTGACTTATGAAGATCCAAATTTTGTATATGAGGTTCTAAGAGCTTCAAGCCTTGAGTATGATCCTGAAATAGTAGAAAGGTATACACAGCTGCCTAATGATTTACCTACCCGTATAAGGGATTTGGCTAATGAAATCATTGCACCTTACAATAACCGATATGATCAAGTAACAGCGGTGGAAAACTATTTCAGAATGAATGGGTTTGCATATGATACAAATAATGTAGCAGTACCAGGTCGAAATGATGATTATGTTGATCAGTTCTTATTTGAAACAAAGATCGGCTACTGCGATAACTTCTCTACATCGATGATTGTTCTTCTTCGTTCTGTTGGGATACCAGCAAGATGGGTTAAAGGATATACAGGTGGAGAATACGTTAGTACGCAAGAAAATGACACTCGTATTTATGAAGTGAAAAATGCTAATGCACACTCTTGGGTAGAGGTATATTTCCCAGGTACTGGATGGGTTCCGTTTGAGCCAACATCAGGGTTCTCTAATCCATATAACTTTATCACGGATCTAGAAATGCAGGATGATAATCTTACAGTTCCAGACACAACTCAAGAGCAACCACAGTCATCGCCTGAGGACTTGTTAGAAGAGGAAGGATCTACTAATGAATCAGCTACCACTTTCAATTGGTCTATCGATATTGAACTTAGTGATGTACTGAGATTATTAGGAGTCATAATGATTATAAGCGCGATTCTTTATTTTACTAGGAAAAAGTGGTATCCACGTTATGTGTTACAACGCTATGGTAGATTCAAAGACGCTAACTCCTTTGAGGCTTCTTATTTTGTATTAATAAAGGCATTAAAAGGGTATGGCCTTAAGAAGCAAGATAACCAAACTTTGCGTGAGTACGCAGATTATGTAGATTCCTTCTTTTACTCTAAGGATATGAGATATTTAACTTTAAAGCTTGAAGGTCTTCAATATAGAAAAGATAGAGGGCTGGATCATAAAGATTTAGATACTTTAAGAGAATTGTGGGAAAATTTAATTAAAAAGGTAGCATCTTGA
- the guaA gene encoding glutamine-hydrolyzing GMP synthase — protein sequence MIKSQEKIVVLDFGSQYNQLITRRIREFGVYSELHPHTLTAEEIKEMNPKGIILSGGPNSVYGENAFHCDKEIFNLGIPVLGICYGMQLMTFLFGGVVEKATHREYGKAVLKVENESLLYQSQPSEQVVWMSHGDLVKEIPDGFIVDATSASCPIAGMSNSAKKFYGVQFHPEVRHSEYGNDLLKNFVFEICECREKWTMENFIEIEMDKIRQLVGDKKVLCALSGGVDSSVVAVLIHKAIGDQLTCMFVDHGLLRKGEAEGVMKTFSEGFNMNVIKIDAKERFMSKLKGVSDPEQKRKIIGNEFIYVFDDEATKLQGIDFLAQGTLYTDIIESGTLTAQTIKSHHNVGGLPKDMKFKLIEPLNTLFKDEVRVLGTELGIPDEIVWRQPFPGPGLGIRVLGEITEEKLEIVRESDAILREEVKLAGLDRDIWQYFTVLPDIRSVGVMGDARTYDYTIGIRAVTSIDGMTSDWARIPWDVLEKISTRIVNEVNHINRVVYDITSKPPATIEWE from the coding sequence TTGATTAAAAGTCAGGAAAAGATCGTCGTATTGGATTTTGGAAGTCAATATAATCAGCTTATTACACGTAGAATTAGGGAATTTGGTGTGTATAGTGAACTTCATCCGCACACATTAACAGCAGAAGAAATTAAGGAGATGAACCCAAAGGGAATTATCCTTTCTGGTGGTCCGAATAGTGTGTATGGAGAAAATGCATTCCACTGTGATAAAGAAATTTTTAATTTAGGAATTCCTGTTTTAGGAATTTGTTATGGTATGCAATTAATGACCTTCCTTTTCGGTGGAGTGGTTGAAAAGGCGACGCACCGTGAATATGGAAAGGCAGTATTAAAAGTAGAAAATGAATCATTGTTATATCAATCACAACCATCTGAACAAGTTGTATGGATGAGTCATGGTGATCTTGTTAAAGAAATTCCAGATGGCTTCATAGTTGACGCAACTAGCGCATCTTGTCCGATTGCAGGAATGAGTAATTCAGCCAAAAAGTTTTATGGTGTTCAGTTCCATCCAGAGGTTAGGCATTCTGAGTATGGAAACGACTTGCTGAAAAACTTTGTATTTGAAATTTGTGAGTGTAGAGAAAAGTGGACAATGGAAAACTTTATTGAAATCGAAATGGACAAGATCCGCCAGCTAGTAGGTGACAAAAAAGTATTATGTGCACTTAGTGGAGGGGTAGATTCTTCCGTTGTTGCCGTATTAATTCACAAAGCCATTGGTGACCAATTAACTTGTATGTTCGTTGACCACGGTCTTCTTCGTAAAGGGGAGGCAGAGGGTGTGATGAAGACCTTCAGTGAAGGCTTTAATATGAATGTGATTAAAATAGATGCAAAAGAACGTTTTATGTCTAAGTTAAAAGGTGTAAGTGATCCTGAACAAAAGCGTAAAATTATAGGAAATGAATTTATTTATGTCTTTGATGATGAAGCAACTAAGTTACAGGGAATTGACTTTTTAGCCCAAGGAACTCTTTACACAGACATCATTGAAAGTGGAACATTAACTGCGCAAACAATTAAATCTCACCATAATGTTGGTGGGTTACCTAAGGATATGAAGTTTAAATTGATTGAACCTTTAAATACATTATTTAAAGATGAGGTACGTGTGCTGGGAACAGAGCTTGGAATTCCAGATGAAATCGTTTGGAGACAGCCGTTTCCGGGTCCGGGATTAGGAATCCGTGTACTTGGTGAAATCACAGAAGAGAAGCTAGAGATTGTCCGTGAATCAGATGCTATTCTCCGAGAGGAAGTTAAGCTTGCTGGACTTGACCGAGATATATGGCAATATTTTACCGTTCTTCCTGATATCAGAAGCGTTGGTGTAATGGGTGATGCAAGAACATACGATTACACGATCGGTATTCGTGCAGTAACCTCAATTGACGGCATGACATCTGATTGGGCCCGAATTCCATGGGATGTTCTAGAGAAAATCTCAACAAGAATTGTAAATGAAGTAAATCATATCAATCGAGTAGTTTACGATATTACAAGTAAGCCGCCGGCAACTATTGAGTGGGAATAA
- a CDS encoding NCS2 family permease: MKRYFKFDELNTNYKKEFIAGLTTFLSMAYILFVNPDILSLAVITDLPDDLRMPKEAIFTATAIAAAVGSLLMGVLARYPIALAPGMGLNAFFAFTVVLGMGISWQTALSGVLVSGLFFIVLTLTGAREKIINAIPAELKFAVAAGIGLFIAFIGFQNAGIIVNDDATLVSLGDLTNGATLLAVFGVLITVVLMVKGVNGGIFIGMVITAIVGMIFGLIGVPTAIVGSIPSLEPTFGVAFTHLGEIFTIQMLVVILTFLFVDFFDTAGTLVAVANQAGLMKNNKLPRAGRALFADSAATVVGATLGTSTTTSYIESSAGVAAGGRSGFTSVVTAGFFLLALFFSPLLGVITPAVTALALIIVGILMVSALGEIQWKQFEIAVPAFLTIVAMPLTYSIATGIAIGFIFYPITMIMKGRTKEIHPIMYGMFVIFVLYFVFLVE, translated from the coding sequence ATGAAACGTTATTTTAAGTTTGATGAGTTAAATACAAACTATAAGAAAGAATTCATTGCAGGTTTAACTACATTTTTATCAATGGCTTATATTCTATTTGTAAATCCAGATATTTTAAGTTTAGCCGTTATAACAGATCTTCCAGATGATTTAAGAATGCCTAAAGAAGCTATCTTTACGGCCACAGCGATTGCAGCAGCGGTAGGGTCATTGTTAATGGGAGTTTTAGCAAGATATCCAATCGCGTTGGCTCCTGGTATGGGATTAAATGCATTCTTTGCTTTCACAGTTGTTTTGGGAATGGGTATTTCTTGGCAAACAGCATTATCAGGAGTGTTAGTTTCAGGGTTGTTTTTCATCGTTCTTACATTAACAGGTGCACGTGAAAAAATTATCAATGCAATACCAGCTGAGTTGAAGTTTGCGGTAGCAGCAGGGATTGGATTATTCATAGCATTTATCGGTTTTCAAAATGCAGGAATCATTGTTAATGATGATGCGACTCTTGTAAGTTTAGGAGACTTAACAAACGGTGCAACCTTACTTGCAGTGTTTGGGGTATTAATAACAGTTGTTTTAATGGTTAAAGGTGTTAATGGTGGAATCTTCATCGGGATGGTGATTACAGCCATCGTTGGTATGATCTTCGGCTTAATCGGAGTTCCAACTGCTATTGTAGGTAGTATTCCAAGTTTAGAACCGACTTTTGGTGTAGCATTTACACATTTAGGCGAGATTTTCACTATACAAATGCTAGTTGTCATTCTAACGTTCTTGTTCGTGGATTTCTTTGATACAGCGGGTACACTTGTAGCTGTTGCAAATCAAGCTGGATTAATGAAGAACAATAAATTACCTCGTGCAGGTAGAGCATTATTTGCAGACTCAGCAGCAACTGTTGTAGGTGCAACACTAGGTACGTCAACTACTACATCATATATTGAATCATCAGCAGGTGTGGCAGCGGGTGGTAGATCTGGATTCACTTCAGTAGTTACGGCAGGGTTTTTCTTACTAGCTTTATTCTTTTCTCCATTATTAGGTGTAATAACTCCAGCTGTAACAGCACTGGCGCTAATTATTGTGGGAATCTTGATGGTTTCAGCACTAGGAGAAATACAATGGAAGCAGTTTGAAATTGCAGTACCAGCTTTCTTAACAATCGTGGCAATGCCATTAACGTATAGTATTGCTACAGGTATTGCGATTGGATTTATCTTTTATCCAATCACAATGATTATGAAGGGACGTACAAAAGAAATACATCCGATCATGTACGGAATGTTTGTGATTTTTGTACTATACTTTGTATTCTTAGTTGAATAA